A stretch of Geobacter sp. DNA encodes these proteins:
- a CDS encoding response regulator gives MSANLLIVDDEQMIRELLLTTLSRENYTCFQSSNAIEGLSILKEQEIDLALLDVMMPGLSGVELLRELKKTSPDTAVLMITALSDMETALSCIHLGADDYITKPFSIESIVVKAKSALEKRRLIIENRRYQNDLEQKVMEQTNQIRAAMNELNQSYETTLTALVRSLDAREKEVGSHSERVMNYTLLLARHMGLAEADLSIISKGALLHDIGKIGVSDNILLKPGKLTDAEWIEMKKHPQVGYEILSGISFLKGVSEFILAHHERYDGAGYPNGLRGEEIPLCARIFALADTLDAMTSDRRYRKAMPFNAVIDELKYCKGSQFDPSIVDEFLQIPRTHWEEVAGCRFQ, from the coding sequence TTGAGTGCGAACCTACTGATAGTCGATGATGAGCAGATGATACGGGAACTGCTCCTGACAACCCTTTCCCGTGAGAACTACACCTGTTTTCAATCCAGCAATGCCATTGAAGGGCTTTCCATCCTCAAAGAGCAGGAGATCGACCTGGCTCTCTTGGATGTGATGATGCCCGGCCTTTCCGGAGTGGAACTGCTGCGCGAGCTGAAAAAGACCAGCCCCGACACTGCTGTCCTCATGATCACCGCCCTGAGTGACATGGAAACAGCTCTTTCCTGCATTCATCTTGGCGCCGACGATTACATAACCAAGCCGTTCAGCATTGAGAGCATCGTCGTCAAGGCCAAAAGCGCACTAGAAAAGCGCCGGCTCATCATCGAAAACAGGAGATACCAGAACGATCTTGAGCAGAAAGTAATGGAACAGACCAACCAGATCCGTGCTGCCATGAATGAATTGAACCAGTCGTATGAAACTACTCTGACAGCCCTGGTCCGATCGCTCGATGCACGGGAAAAAGAGGTCGGTTCCCATTCCGAGCGGGTCATGAACTACACGCTCCTGCTCGCCCGCCACATGGGGCTTGCAGAAGCCGATCTGTCAATCATCTCCAAGGGTGCACTGCTCCACGACATCGGGAAAATAGGCGTATCCGACAATATTCTGCTCAAACCGGGCAAACTCACTGACGCAGAGTGGATTGAGATGAAGAAACATCCCCAGGTAGGTTATGAGATCCTCTCAGGCATATCGTTCCTCAAGGGTGTATCGGAATTCATCCTTGCCCACCATGAGCGTTACGACGGAGCAGGCTATCCAAACGGGCTGCGGGGAGAAGAGATCCCCCTCTGTGCCCGCATCTTTGCCCTTGCCGACACCCTCGACGCCATGACTTCGGATCGTCGCTACCGCAAGGCCATGCCGTTCAACGCAGTCATTGACGAGCTCAAATATTGCAAGGGATCGCAATTCGACCCCTCCATCGTCGACGAATTCCTGCAAATCCCCCGCACACATTGGGAAGAGGTTGCCGGCTGCAGATTCCAGTAA
- a CDS encoding histidine kinase — MAGIGFELRKLMKRDSYFALLQAYTYAGVISSGPWVLSIIAVLTIGFISLPIVIPPSLVADFQTSVTNLIAASLIFTGLFQLVFTRYAADRIFAKEHFRLLPNLNGLLLFVTGIGGSLSYPFAILLFPESSLAFRLMFAATFVVLSCVWICAILLSGLKAYKAILLNFAAGYGVTVILATFLRPWKLDGLTLAFLAGQFVLLMGMLYVLFHNYPSRQFIEFDFLNKGRVHRSLIFSGFFYNLGLWIDKYVFWFHPATGVNGIGPLHTSIVYDLPVFLAYLSIIPGMAVFLVRMETDFVEYYDRFYDAVREGGSFTQICTMKDEMVCMAREGIYDIIKIQAIATILVYLLGGKAFAVLGLSPVFLPLLHIHVVGAGFQVVFLGLLNIYYYLDRRERTLFLTSLFAFLNLALSLLSIWLGPFYYGYGFALSLCICIAVGLLLLDRDFRRLEYETFMLR; from the coding sequence ATGGCGGGAATCGGTTTTGAATTACGGAAACTGATGAAGCGGGACTCGTATTTCGCTCTGCTCCAGGCCTATACCTATGCCGGGGTGATCAGCTCGGGGCCATGGGTGCTCTCGATCATAGCAGTGCTCACCATCGGCTTCATCTCTCTTCCCATCGTCATACCTCCCTCACTGGTCGCCGATTTTCAGACCTCGGTTACCAACCTCATCGCTGCATCGCTCATCTTTACCGGCCTTTTCCAGCTGGTGTTCACCCGGTATGCAGCCGACCGTATCTTTGCCAAGGAGCACTTTCGGTTGCTGCCCAACCTCAACGGTCTCCTCTTGTTCGTAACCGGTATTGGCGGCAGTCTCAGTTATCCGTTCGCGATCCTGCTCTTCCCAGAAAGTTCGCTGGCATTCCGGCTGATGTTCGCAGCAACCTTCGTGGTGCTCTCCTGTGTCTGGATCTGTGCCATCCTCCTGTCGGGGCTTAAGGCCTATAAGGCAATCTTGCTCAATTTTGCCGCCGGCTACGGCGTAACGGTCATCCTTGCCACATTCCTCCGCCCGTGGAAACTGGACGGACTGACTCTGGCCTTTCTTGCCGGCCAGTTCGTCTTGTTGATGGGGATGCTCTATGTCCTTTTTCACAACTACCCGTCCCGGCAGTTTATCGAATTTGATTTTCTCAACAAGGGGAGGGTCCATCGTTCGCTGATCTTCTCCGGTTTCTTTTACAACCTGGGGCTCTGGATCGACAAGTATGTGTTCTGGTTTCATCCTGCCACTGGCGTGAATGGGATCGGCCCCTTGCACACCTCCATTGTCTACGACCTGCCGGTCTTTCTCGCCTATCTCTCCATTATTCCCGGCATGGCGGTGTTCCTGGTGCGCATGGAGACCGATTTTGTCGAATATTATGATCGCTTCTACGATGCCGTTCGCGAGGGGGGGTCGTTCACCCAGATTTGCACCATGAAGGACGAAATGGTCTGCATGGCACGGGAGGGCATCTACGATATCATCAAGATCCAGGCGATCGCCACGATCCTTGTTTATCTCCTGGGTGGCAAGGCATTCGCGGTTCTCGGCCTTTCCCCGGTCTTTCTCCCTTTGTTGCATATCCATGTAGTCGGTGCCGGGTTCCAGGTTGTTTTCCTCGGGCTTCTCAACATCTATTACTATCTGGATCGCCGGGAGAGGACCCTGTTCCTGACTTCCCTGTTTGCATTCCTGAACCTGGCGTTGAGCCTCCTTTCGATCTGGCTCGGTCCGTTCTATTATGGCTATGGTTTTGCCTTGTCCCTCTGTATCTGCATTGCCGTTGGTCTGCTGCTGCTGGACAGGGATTTCAGGCGTCTGGAGTATGAGACCTTCATGTTGCGCTAG
- a CDS encoding DUF3492 domain-containing protein: protein MTERFPTAESVDIMLLLEGTFPYVSGGVSSWVNQMIRGFPEYRFGAVFLGSRAEDYSGLKYELPENLVHLEAWYLQGGQQQPRIEPQKGNPPAFSAMRQLHDWFRSGGEKLFDHRLLQPDYFLDRDAGVDFAQFLYSEQSWQMITDLYREHCSDPSFVDFFWTVRNMHAPIWQMASIAAGMIPARIYHTVSTGYAGFLGALLHQRTGRPLLLSEHGIYTKERRIDIFHSDWIRDNRNAFQRDPSEVSYFRELWIRFFETMGRLCYESSDLIVSLYEGARERQILDGAPEEKTRVIPNGVDIEHYAPLRSRRSDTAPPILCLVGRVVQIKDVKTFIRSIRIMANHLPNVEGWIVGPVEEDPTYFDECTALAESLAVTDRITFRGFMDPVDVYPSAGLLLLSSISEGLPLVVLEAFAAGLPAVTTDVGACRQLVFGSGGGGDSFGAAGEVVEINNPQALADAALRLLSDPAAWQGAQSAAIGRVEHDYSRDLMLSRYGAIFRERVS, encoded by the coding sequence ATGACGGAACGATTCCCAACGGCCGAAAGCGTCGATATCATGCTCCTCCTTGAGGGGACCTTCCCCTATGTGAGCGGCGGTGTTTCCAGTTGGGTGAACCAGATGATCCGCGGTTTTCCGGAATATCGCTTCGGAGCGGTGTTCCTGGGGAGCCGGGCCGAGGATTACAGCGGGCTCAAGTACGAACTGCCCGAAAACCTGGTCCATCTGGAGGCGTGGTATCTGCAGGGAGGGCAGCAGCAGCCCCGCATCGAGCCGCAAAAGGGGAATCCCCCGGCATTCTCCGCCATGCGCCAGCTGCACGACTGGTTCCGAAGCGGTGGCGAGAAGCTGTTCGACCATCGCCTGCTACAACCCGATTACTTCCTGGACCGGGACGCAGGGGTCGATTTCGCGCAGTTCCTCTATTCCGAGCAGTCGTGGCAGATGATCACGGACCTCTACCGTGAGCACTGCAGCGATCCATCATTTGTCGATTTCTTCTGGACCGTGCGAAACATGCATGCGCCCATATGGCAGATGGCATCCATAGCAGCAGGGATGATACCTGCCCGGATTTATCATACGGTTTCCACCGGCTATGCCGGTTTCCTCGGCGCACTGCTGCATCAGCGAACCGGCAGACCACTGCTTTTGAGTGAGCATGGGATTTACACCAAGGAACGCCGCATCGATATCTTTCATAGCGACTGGATACGTGACAACCGGAATGCATTCCAGCGTGATCCTTCTGAGGTCAGCTATTTCCGGGAGTTGTGGATCCGATTTTTCGAAACCATGGGGCGGCTCTGCTACGAATCGTCCGATCTCATCGTTTCCCTGTATGAGGGCGCCCGAGAGCGACAGATCCTGGATGGCGCACCCGAAGAGAAAACCCGTGTCATCCCCAACGGTGTGGACATCGAGCATTATGCGCCGCTTCGCAGCCGTCGTTCCGACACTGCACCTCCCATCCTCTGTCTTGTCGGCAGGGTGGTGCAGATCAAGGACGTCAAGACATTCATCAGATCCATCCGGATCATGGCCAACCATCTGCCCAACGTTGAAGGATGGATCGTCGGTCCAGTCGAGGAGGACCCGACCTATTTCGACGAGTGCACGGCGCTTGCAGAAAGCCTGGCAGTGACCGACCGGATAACCTTCCGTGGTTTCATGGACCCGGTAGATGTATATCCGTCTGCCGGTCTCCTGCTGCTCAGCTCCATCAGCGAGGGGCTGCCACTGGTGGTTCTGGAGGCTTTTGCCGCCGGATTGCCTGCAGTGACCACCGACGTGGGGGCCTGTCGGCAACTTGTGTTCGGCAGTGGGGGAGGGGGGGACTCCTTCGGGGCTGCCGGAGAGGTTGTGGAGATCAACAATCCACAGGCCCTTGCAGATGCGGCGCTCCGGCTCCTCTCGGACCCGGCCGCCTGGCAAGGCGCCCAGTCTGCGGCCATCGGGCGGGTAGAACACGACTATTCCCGCGATCTCATGCTCAGCCGCTACGGCGCCATATTCCGGGAAAGGGTTTCGTAA